A region of Massilia sp. KIM DNA encodes the following proteins:
- a CDS encoding Ohr family peroxiredoxin has product MQAIEQVLYTGKVTTSGGGRDGVSRSDDGRLDVALSSFTSGGQGTNPEQLLGAGWSSCYIGALHLAAAERKLRMPEGARVNAEVDLGKTGSEYYLQARLEVHIPGLPLEVVEELAERAHATCPYSKALTKSIGVTTRVV; this is encoded by the coding sequence ATGCAAGCAATCGAACAAGTTCTCTACACCGGCAAAGTCACCACCAGCGGCGGCGGCCGCGACGGCGTCTCGCGCAGCGACGACGGCCGCCTGGACGTGGCGCTGTCCTCGTTCACCTCGGGCGGCCAGGGCACCAACCCCGAGCAGCTGCTGGGCGCCGGCTGGTCGTCCTGCTACATCGGCGCGCTGCACCTGGCCGCGGCCGAGCGCAAGCTGCGCATGCCGGAAGGCGCGCGCGTCAACGCCGAAGTCGACCTGGGCAAGACCGGCTCCGAATACTACCTGCAGGCGCGCCTCGAAGTGCACATCCCCGGCCTGCCGCTCGAGGTGGTCGAGGAGCTGGCCGAGCGCGCCCACGCGACCTGCCCGTATTCCAAGGCCCTGACCAAGAGCATCGGCGTGACCACCCGCGTGGTCTGA
- a CDS encoding 2-hydroxyacid dehydrogenase, whose translation MKPELLVLGSDWPAHVLSQLEQHFHCHFLAQVPQERRAAALADIGPRVRAVLTTGTVGIQAAMLPALPALELVAVNGVGVDALPLALLASRGIAVTNTPDVLTDDVADLAVLLLLAAVRRLPQLDRYVREGQWARAAPLEHARSLKGKVAGIVGYGRIGQAVAARLKSFGLRIRYYQRSLGPAPEQRSASLLELARDSDMLVLCMPGGAQTERMVGAEVLDALGPEGTLVNVARGSVVDEAALVAALREGRLGAAALDVFEHEPEVPEALRALANVVLTPHVGSFTVETRRAMGDLAVANLLAHAEGRPLLTPVRA comes from the coding sequence ATGAAACCCGAACTTCTTGTCCTCGGCAGCGACTGGCCGGCCCATGTGCTGAGCCAACTGGAACAGCATTTCCACTGCCACTTCCTGGCCCAGGTGCCGCAGGAGCGGCGCGCCGCCGCGCTCGCCGACATCGGTCCGCGCGTGCGCGCCGTGCTCACCACCGGCACGGTCGGCATCCAGGCCGCGATGCTGCCGGCGCTGCCGGCGCTCGAACTGGTGGCGGTGAACGGCGTCGGCGTCGACGCGCTGCCGCTGGCGCTGCTGGCCTCCAGAGGCATCGCCGTGACCAACACCCCCGACGTGCTGACCGACGACGTGGCCGACCTCGCCGTGCTGCTCCTGCTGGCCGCCGTGCGCCGCCTGCCCCAGCTCGACCGTTACGTGCGCGAGGGCCAGTGGGCGCGCGCGGCGCCCCTGGAGCACGCGCGCAGCCTGAAGGGAAAGGTGGCGGGCATCGTCGGCTACGGACGCATCGGGCAGGCGGTGGCCGCGCGCCTGAAAAGCTTCGGGCTGCGGATCCGCTATTACCAGCGCAGCCTGGGGCCGGCGCCGGAGCAGCGCAGCGCCTCGCTGCTCGAGCTGGCGCGCGATAGCGACATGCTGGTGCTGTGCATGCCCGGTGGCGCCCAGACCGAGCGCATGGTCGGCGCCGAGGTGCTGGACGCGCTCGGGCCGGAAGGCACCCTGGTGAATGTCGCACGCGGCTCGGTGGTCGACGAGGCGGCCCTGGTCGCAGCCCTGCGCGAAGGGCGGCTGGGCGCGGCGGCCCTGGACGTGTTCGAGCACGAGCCCGAGGTTCCCGAAGCGCTGCGCGCGCTGGCGAACGTGGTGCTCACGCCCCATGTCGGCAGCTTTACGGTCGAGACCCGCCGCGCCATGGGCGATCTGGCGGTGGCCAACCTGCTGGCCCATGCCGAGGGCAGGCCGCTCCTTACGCCCGTGCGCGCCTGA
- a CDS encoding APC family permease, which yields MDAIEAERFASAQRDARPRPTLGLREAIAVIVGVVIGAGIFKSPSLVAGFSGSPGAMFAFWALGGLVSLIGALCYAELTTAYPHAGGDYHYLQRAFGRSVAFLFGWARFSVITTGSIALLGFVFGDYMQQALPLGVSDGWGSTLYACAVIVVLSALNLRGIRAGAGAQTLLTLAEIGGLLLIAAAALFFAGPAPAGPPAATGPPNVGLAMVFVLLTYGGWNEAAYISAEIRGGPARMVKALIISIAVITGLYLLVSWAYWTVLGMGGMAASDAVAADLMRQVFGPTGEKIISVLVAIAALTSINATMIVGARTGYAMGRDWTSLRGLGHWDGERGTPRVAMAVQCGAALVLVGVGATLGSGFKAMVEFTAPVFWLFFFLTGVSLFVLRRREPGTPRPFRVPLYPLLPLLFCATCAYMLWSSLSYVYSQTLGGLNAAWIGVAVLAFGLVLLLFLRGRRENHHPPQSTP from the coding sequence ATGGATGCCATCGAAGCGGAACGTTTTGCCTCTGCCCAGCGCGACGCCCGGCCGCGGCCCACGCTCGGCCTGCGCGAGGCGATCGCCGTCATCGTCGGCGTGGTCATCGGCGCCGGCATCTTCAAGTCGCCCTCGCTGGTCGCCGGCTTCAGTGGCAGCCCCGGCGCCATGTTCGCCTTCTGGGCGCTGGGCGGGCTGGTCTCCCTGATCGGCGCCCTGTGCTACGCCGAACTCACCACCGCCTACCCCCACGCCGGCGGTGACTACCACTACCTGCAGCGCGCCTTCGGGCGCTCGGTCGCCTTCCTGTTCGGCTGGGCGCGCTTCTCGGTGATCACCACCGGCTCGATCGCCCTGCTCGGCTTCGTGTTCGGCGACTACATGCAGCAGGCCCTGCCGCTCGGCGTCTCCGACGGCTGGGGCAGCACGCTCTACGCCTGCGCCGTGATCGTCGTGCTCTCCGCCCTCAACCTGCGCGGCATCCGCGCCGGCGCCGGGGCCCAGACCCTGCTCACGCTGGCCGAGATCGGCGGCCTGCTCCTGATCGCGGCCGCCGCCCTGTTCTTCGCCGGCCCGGCTCCGGCCGGGCCGCCCGCCGCCACCGGGCCGCCCAACGTCGGCCTGGCCATGGTCTTCGTCCTGCTCACCTACGGCGGCTGGAACGAGGCCGCCTACATCAGCGCAGAGATCCGCGGCGGCCCGGCGCGCATGGTCAAGGCCCTGATCATCTCGATCGCCGTGATCACCGGCCTCTACCTCCTGGTGAGCTGGGCCTACTGGACCGTGCTCGGCATGGGCGGCATGGCCGCCTCCGACGCCGTGGCCGCCGACCTCATGCGGCAAGTCTTCGGGCCCACCGGCGAGAAAATCATCTCCGTGCTGGTCGCCATCGCCGCTCTCACCTCGATCAACGCCACCATGATCGTCGGCGCCCGCACCGGCTACGCCATGGGCCGCGACTGGACTTCGCTGCGCGGCCTGGGCCACTGGGACGGCGAGCGCGGCACGCCGCGCGTGGCGATGGCGGTGCAATGCGGGGCCGCCCTGGTCCTGGTCGGCGTCGGCGCGACGCTGGGCAGCGGCTTCAAGGCCATGGTCGAATTCACCGCGCCGGTGTTCTGGCTGTTCTTCTTCCTCACCGGCGTCTCGCTGTTCGTGCTGCGCCGGCGCGAGCCCGGCACGCCCCGGCCCTTCCGGGTCCCGCTCTACCCCTTGCTTCCCCTGCTGTTCTGCGCCACCTGCGCCTACATGCTGTGGTCCAGCCTGTCGTACGTCTACAGCCAGACCCTGGGCGGGCTGAACGCCGCCTGGATCGGCGTGGCCGTGCTGGCCTTCGGGCTGGTGCTGCTGCTGTTCCTGCGCGGGCGCCGCGAAAACCACCATCCACCCCAGTCCACACCATAG
- a CDS encoding NUDIX hydrolase, which translates to MSDIVYHPKPNDEGRPERLLSPSSEAGLERMADPAANLVFVPGSVCGEVLNGVALARCAMAPAPELAPDPDSLALAEPPFVPALGLKPAAGAVVLEPDGRVWLVAPSNGFGGYRISFPKGRVEPGVSLKATAIREAWEETGLRVSLSAWLGDFARTQTCTRFYLARRTGGHPGDMGWESQAVHLATLERAAELLHRDTDRAVLAALLRALGRA; encoded by the coding sequence ATGAGCGACATCGTCTACCACCCCAAGCCGAACGACGAAGGCAGGCCGGAGCGCCTGCTGTCCCCCAGCAGCGAGGCCGGCCTCGAACGCATGGCCGATCCCGCGGCGAACCTGGTGTTCGTGCCGGGCAGCGTGTGCGGGGAGGTGCTGAACGGGGTCGCGCTGGCGCGCTGCGCGATGGCGCCGGCGCCCGAACTGGCGCCGGACCCGGACAGCCTGGCGCTCGCGGAGCCGCCTTTCGTGCCCGCGCTCGGCCTGAAGCCGGCCGCCGGCGCGGTGGTGCTGGAGCCGGACGGGCGGGTGTGGCTGGTGGCGCCGTCCAACGGCTTCGGCGGCTACCGGATCAGTTTTCCGAAGGGACGGGTGGAGCCGGGCGTGTCGCTCAAGGCGACCGCGATCCGCGAGGCCTGGGAAGAGACCGGCCTGCGGGTCAGCCTGAGCGCCTGGCTGGGCGACTTCGCGCGCACCCAGACCTGCACCCGCTTCTACCTGGCACGCCGCACCGGCGGCCACCCGGGCGACATGGGCTGGGAATCGCAGGCCGTGCACCTGGCCACCCTGGAGCGGGCGGCCGAGCTGCTGCACCGCGATACCGACCGCGCGGTGCTCGCGGCCCTGCTGCGCGCCCTGGGACGGGCCTAG
- a CDS encoding alpha/beta fold hydrolase — MYATSWNYLNTLGAQALKNMDRSRQARGKMLERAGYGPQQTPSTVLHSETGLNVRRYEGAQPDGPAVLLVPAPIKRSYIWDLAPQVSVVQRWLQRGYQVYLAEWVPVPEDKDHFGLDDYGHYLLGVCREVMAQDSGQRQAVIAGHSLGGILAAIYSAMHPEHLRATVLLESPLHVDPESCCFHKLIRQVPHARAIAETYRQVPGMFLNMMSAMAEPQAFQLERMVDRFLSMANPQALANHMRVERWSHDEFPLPGRLFTEIVEDLYRKDAFMRGALDIDGRKIGPADLRQPLACVADPRSKVIPLDAMVAFHDAAGSARKLLLHYEGDVGVNLQHVGVLVGHSAHARIWPAIFDWLDREARP, encoded by the coding sequence ATGTACGCCACAAGCTGGAACTACCTGAACACCCTCGGGGCCCAGGCCCTCAAGAACATGGACCGCTCGCGCCAGGCGCGCGGCAAGATGCTGGAGCGGGCCGGCTACGGCCCCCAGCAGACGCCGTCGACCGTGCTGCACAGCGAAACCGGCCTCAATGTCCGGCGCTACGAAGGCGCCCAGCCCGACGGCCCGGCGGTGCTGCTGGTGCCGGCCCCGATCAAGCGTTCCTACATCTGGGACCTGGCGCCCCAGGTCAGCGTGGTCCAGCGCTGGCTGCAGCGCGGCTACCAGGTCTACCTGGCGGAATGGGTGCCGGTGCCGGAAGACAAGGACCATTTCGGCCTGGACGACTACGGCCACTACCTGCTGGGCGTCTGCCGCGAGGTGATGGCCCAGGACAGCGGCCAGCGCCAGGCCGTCATCGCCGGCCACTCGCTGGGCGGCATCCTCGCCGCGATCTACAGCGCCATGCATCCCGAGCACCTGCGCGCGACCGTGCTGCTGGAGTCGCCCCTGCACGTCGATCCCGAGTCCTGCTGCTTCCACAAGCTGATCCGGCAGGTGCCGCATGCGCGCGCCATCGCCGAAACCTACCGCCAGGTGCCCGGCATGTTCCTCAACATGATGAGCGCGATGGCCGAGCCCCAGGCCTTCCAGCTCGAACGCATGGTGGACCGCTTCCTGTCCATGGCCAACCCGCAGGCGCTGGCCAACCACATGCGGGTCGAGCGCTGGTCGCACGACGAATTCCCGCTGCCGGGGCGGCTCTTCACCGAAATCGTCGAGGACCTGTACCGCAAGGACGCCTTCATGCGCGGCGCCCTCGACATCGACGGCCGCAAGATCGGGCCGGCCGACCTGCGCCAGCCGCTGGCCTGCGTGGCCGACCCGCGCAGCAAGGTGATCCCGCTCGACGCCATGGTGGCCTTCCACGACGCAGCGGGCAGCGCGCGTAAATTGCTGCTGCATTACGAGGGCGACGTCGGCGTCAACCTCCAGCACGTGGGCGTGCTGGTCGGGCACAGCGCGCATGCGCGCATCTGGCCGGCGATCTTCGACTGGCTGGATCGCGAAGCGCGCCCCTGA
- a CDS encoding ATP-binding protein — protein sequence MSGLLARLVPRSLFARLSLILIAGLATAQLLSTTLTYTERNDVSMGTMIDYVEIDLRTAVALLDRLPHEQRKEWLPRLRRGGYGFILGPGETGPEVSSDHALRLMNSVTRALTPDYPFTANAVPGGRDDFQVHLRLADGQPLTVDFFPRRGLPLSPWLPYVLAGQLALVALACWAAVRLATRPLRSLAQAADALGPDLRPVDLPEHGPSEVEAAARAFNAMQRRIQGYVDERLRILAAISHDLQTPITRMRLRVDMMDDESQQERFSEDLQQLQDLVREGLGYARSMHGKPEPAAALDLGNLLDTITLDYRDSGQPVSLQARAGGGALVTRPQALRRVLSNLIDNAIKYGGKAEVLLERPSDREAVITVRDEGPGIPAESLEAVFEPFYRLESSRNRETGGTGLGLSIARQLALSLGGELTLHNRPEGGLEARLRLRSLEQETRA from the coding sequence GTGAGCGGCCTGCTGGCCAGGCTGGTCCCGCGCAGCCTGTTCGCGCGCCTGAGCCTGATCCTGATCGCGGGCCTGGCCACCGCCCAGCTGTTGTCGACCACGCTCACCTACACCGAGCGCAACGACGTCAGCATGGGAACCATGATCGACTACGTCGAGATCGACCTGCGCACCGCCGTCGCCCTGCTCGACCGCCTGCCGCACGAGCAGCGCAAGGAATGGCTGCCGCGCCTGCGCCGCGGCGGCTACGGCTTCATCCTCGGGCCTGGCGAGACCGGGCCGGAAGTCAGCTCCGACCATGCGCTGCGCCTCATGAACTCGGTCACCCGGGCGCTCACGCCGGACTACCCATTCACCGCCAATGCCGTGCCCGGCGGGCGCGACGATTTCCAGGTCCACCTGCGCCTGGCGGACGGCCAGCCGCTCACGGTCGACTTCTTCCCGCGCCGCGGACTGCCGCTCTCGCCCTGGCTGCCCTATGTGCTGGCGGGCCAGCTGGCCCTGGTCGCCCTGGCCTGCTGGGCCGCCGTGCGCCTGGCGACCCGGCCGCTGCGCTCCCTGGCCCAGGCGGCCGACGCCCTCGGCCCCGACCTGCGCCCGGTCGACCTGCCCGAACACGGCCCCTCCGAGGTCGAAGCGGCGGCGCGCGCCTTCAACGCCATGCAGCGCCGCATCCAGGGCTATGTCGACGAGCGCCTGCGCATCCTGGCGGCGATCTCGCACGACCTCCAGACCCCGATCACGCGCATGCGCCTGCGGGTGGACATGATGGACGACGAGAGCCAGCAGGAGCGCTTCTCGGAAGACTTGCAGCAACTGCAGGACCTGGTGCGCGAAGGCCTGGGCTACGCCCGCTCGATGCACGGCAAGCCGGAGCCGGCCGCCGCCCTCGACCTCGGCAACCTGCTCGACACCATCACCCTCGACTACCGCGACAGTGGCCAGCCGGTGAGCCTGCAGGCGCGGGCCGGCGGCGGCGCGCTGGTGACCCGCCCGCAAGCCCTGCGCCGGGTGCTGAGCAACCTGATCGACAACGCCATCAAGTACGGCGGCAAGGCCGAGGTGCTGCTGGAGCGCCCGAGCGACCGGGAAGCCGTGATCACGGTGCGCGACGAGGGGCCGGGCATCCCGGCGGAATCGCTGGAGGCCGTGTTCGAGCCCTTCTACCGGCTGGAGAGCTCGCGCAACCGCGAGACCGGCGGCACCGGCCTCGGCTTGTCGATCGCGCGCCAGCTGGCGCTCTCGCTGGGTGGCGAGCTGACGCTGCACAACCGGCCCGAGGGTGGGCTGGAAGCGCGCCTGCGGCTGCGCAGCCTGGAGCAGGAAACGCGCGCGTGA
- a CDS encoding response regulator — translation MRDTEHILVVDDDRGIRELVGAYLEKQGLHCTLAANGREMWAALSRATPDLIVLDIMMPGDDGLVLCRELRAGKYRAIPVVMLTARDDETDRVVGLEMGADDYIAKPFAVRELLARIRAVLRRTHMLPPNLQVTDAAAMLGFGDWRLDTAARHLVGPDDVVVTMSGAEYRLLRVFLDHPQRVLSRDQLISLTHGAGVDLFDRSIDILVSRLRTRLGDDARDPRYIKTLRNEGYVFSSTVTIIEPK, via the coding sequence ATGCGCGACACTGAACACATCCTGGTCGTCGACGACGACCGCGGCATCCGCGAACTGGTGGGAGCCTACCTCGAAAAGCAGGGCCTGCACTGCACCCTGGCCGCCAACGGCCGCGAGATGTGGGCCGCGCTCTCGCGCGCCACGCCCGACCTGATCGTGCTGGACATCATGATGCCGGGCGACGACGGCCTGGTCCTGTGCCGCGAGCTGCGCGCCGGGAAGTACCGCGCCATTCCGGTCGTGATGCTGACCGCGCGCGACGACGAAACCGACCGCGTGGTCGGTCTCGAAATGGGCGCCGACGACTACATCGCCAAGCCCTTCGCGGTGCGCGAGCTGCTGGCGCGCATCCGCGCCGTGCTGCGCCGCACCCACATGCTGCCGCCCAACCTGCAGGTGACCGACGCCGCCGCCATGCTCGGCTTCGGCGACTGGCGCCTGGACACGGCGGCGCGCCACCTGGTGGGGCCGGACGACGTGGTGGTGACCATGAGCGGCGCCGAGTACCGCCTGCTGCGCGTCTTCCTCGACCATCCGCAGCGCGTGCTCTCGCGCGACCAGCTGATCAGCCTGACCCATGGCGCCGGGGTCGACCTGTTCGACCGCTCGATCGACATTTTGGTGAGCCGCCTGCGCACCCGCCTGGGCGACGACGCGCGCGACCCGCGCTACATCAAGACCCTGCGCAACGAGGGCTACGTGTTCTCGTCTACCGTCACCATCATCGAGCCCAAGTAA
- a CDS encoding thioredoxin family protein, with protein sequence MKRHSLAALGGIAVLGAAAALAVSGPLAAGPALLGGSLPVKGSSPGFAGATTWLNGTPLNAQQLKGKVVLVDFWTYSCINCIRTFPYLRAWADKYRDQGLVVVGVHTPEFKFEQDLSNVNAALARYKIDFPVAVDSDYRIWEAWNNQYWPAFYLVDAKGKIRFQHFGEGDYAKVERAIQSLLVEANGKPVDESIVNPSGAAEQMAPDLANVGSGEAYLGYRKAQDFRSPERLKPDSPRDYTVGKLNVNQWGLFGQWNVGAERAVVAQPGAGVAHQFSARDLHLVMGPGAPGRKVRIKVTVDGRAPGADHGADVDAEGNGVVTETRLHQLVRQSGKVGQRRFEVRFLDAGAQAYAFTFG encoded by the coding sequence ATGAAACGCCATTCCCTCGCCGCCCTCGGCGGCATCGCGGTCCTGGGTGCGGCGGCCGCCCTGGCGGTCTCCGGGCCCCTGGCCGCCGGTCCGGCCCTGCTGGGCGGCTCGCTCCCGGTGAAGGGCAGCAGCCCGGGCTTCGCCGGCGCCACCACCTGGCTCAATGGAACGCCGCTGAACGCCCAGCAGCTCAAGGGCAAGGTGGTGCTGGTCGATTTCTGGACCTATTCCTGCATTAACTGCATTCGCACCTTCCCCTACCTGCGCGCCTGGGCCGACAAGTACCGCGACCAGGGCCTGGTGGTGGTCGGCGTGCACACGCCCGAGTTCAAGTTCGAGCAGGACCTGAGCAACGTGAACGCGGCCCTGGCCCGTTACAAGATCGACTTCCCGGTGGCGGTCGACAGCGACTACCGGATCTGGGAAGCCTGGAACAACCAGTACTGGCCGGCCTTCTACCTGGTCGACGCCAAGGGCAAGATCCGCTTCCAGCACTTCGGCGAGGGCGACTACGCCAAGGTCGAGCGCGCGATCCAGTCGCTGCTGGTGGAAGCCAACGGCAAGCCGGTCGACGAGAGCATCGTCAATCCGAGCGGCGCGGCCGAGCAGATGGCGCCGGACCTGGCCAACGTCGGCTCGGGCGAGGCCTACCTCGGCTATCGCAAGGCGCAGGACTTCCGCTCGCCCGAGCGCCTGAAGCCGGACAGCCCGCGCGACTACACGGTCGGCAAGCTGAACGTCAACCAGTGGGGCCTGTTCGGACAGTGGAACGTCGGCGCGGAAAGGGCCGTCGTGGCCCAGCCCGGCGCCGGCGTGGCGCACCAGTTCAGCGCCCGCGACCTGCACCTCGTGATGGGTCCGGGCGCCCCCGGCCGCAAGGTGCGCATCAAGGTGACGGTCGACGGCCGCGCGCCGGGCGCGGACCATGGCGCGGACGTCGACGCCGAAGGCAATGGCGTGGTGACCGAGACCCGCCTGCACCAGCTGGTGCGGCAGTCGGGCAAGGTTGGCCAGCGCCGCTTCGAGGTCCGCTTCCTGGACGCGGGCGCCCAGGCCTACGCCTTCACCTTTGGCTGA
- a CDS encoding sugar kinase: MSASHPVPGRIICFGEMLLRLSAPAGRLLPQASHLELCTGGAEANVAVSLARLGHRASMVTVLPDSALGDIARDALRTHGVDTAAVLNGPGRMGLYFLTPGAVLRPSEIVYDRAGSAFATADPARYDWKAILDGATWLHVSGISPAVGELPARAVLEAMRTARALGVKVSYDGNYRASLWAARGEDGAATLRSLMAEADLAFAGERDFALVLGRPELAEGGREQEAVEAAFAAFPQLAHVAYTRRRQIGVQQHELEGVLHARGACAVAGPFDLHEIVDRIGTGDAFAAGVLDGLMRGRGLEESARFGLAAAAMKHSIAGDFNTASRAQIEAVASGSLDVRR; this comes from the coding sequence ATGTCCGCGTCGCATCCCGTCCCCGGCCGTATCATCTGTTTCGGCGAAATGCTGCTGCGCCTGTCCGCGCCGGCCGGCCGCCTGCTGCCCCAGGCCTCGCACCTGGAGCTGTGCACCGGCGGCGCCGAGGCCAACGTGGCGGTCTCCCTGGCCCGCCTCGGCCACCGGGCATCGATGGTGACGGTCCTGCCGGACAGCGCCCTTGGCGACATCGCGCGCGACGCCTTGCGCACCCACGGGGTGGACACGGCGGCCGTGCTGAATGGGCCGGGCCGCATGGGCCTGTACTTCCTGACCCCGGGCGCGGTGCTGCGCCCCTCCGAGATCGTCTACGACCGCGCCGGCTCGGCATTCGCGACGGCCGACCCGGCGCGCTACGACTGGAAGGCGATCCTCGACGGCGCCACCTGGCTGCACGTCTCGGGGATTTCGCCGGCGGTCGGCGAACTGCCGGCGCGCGCCGTGCTGGAAGCGATGCGCACCGCCCGCGCGCTGGGCGTCAAGGTCTCTTACGACGGCAATTACCGCGCCAGCCTGTGGGCGGCGCGCGGCGAGGACGGCGCCGCCACCTTGCGCAGCCTCATGGCCGAGGCCGACCTGGCCTTCGCGGGCGAGCGCGATTTCGCCCTGGTCCTGGGCAGGCCCGAGCTGGCGGAGGGCGGGCGCGAACAGGAGGCGGTGGAGGCGGCGTTCGCGGCCTTCCCGCAGCTGGCCCACGTGGCCTACACGCGCCGGCGCCAGATCGGGGTGCAGCAGCACGAGCTGGAGGGAGTGCTGCATGCGCGCGGGGCCTGCGCGGTGGCCGGGCCCTTCGACCTGCACGAGATCGTGGACCGGATCGGGACCGGCGACGCCTTCGCGGCCGGGGTGCTGGATGGACTGATGCGCGGCCGCGGACTGGAAGAATCGGCCCGCTTCGGACTAGCGGCGGCGGCCATGAAGCACTCGATCGCAGGAGATTTCAATACCGCTTCGCGGGCCCAGATCGAGGCGGTGGCCTCGGGCTCGCTGGACGTGCGGCGTTAG
- a CDS encoding DUF2784 domain-containing protein codes for MLYRILADAVLLLHLGFILFVVFGALLVARRRGLMPAHLLAAVWGVGIEVTRAVCPLTHVENALRRRAGGSGYEGGFIEHYLLPLIYPPGLDPGFQYLLAATVLVINVALYTWILRRRRA; via the coding sequence ATGCTCTACCGCATCCTGGCCGACGCAGTCCTGCTGCTGCACCTCGGCTTCATCCTCTTCGTCGTGTTCGGCGCCCTGCTGGTGGCGCGCCGGCGCGGCCTGATGCCGGCCCACCTGCTGGCGGCGGTGTGGGGCGTCGGCATCGAAGTCACGCGCGCGGTCTGCCCGCTCACCCATGTCGAGAACGCGCTGCGCCGCAGGGCGGGCGGCTCCGGCTACGAGGGCGGCTTCATCGAGCATTACCTGTTGCCGCTGATCTATCCGCCGGGCCTCGACCCCGGTTTCCAGTACCTGCTGGCGGCTACGGTGCTCGTGATCAATGTTGCTCTGTACACATGGATCCTGCGCCGACGCCGCGCCTGA
- a CDS encoding cyclopropane-fatty-acyl-phospholipid synthase family protein — protein MKPQPRRRTLLLSAAATTGLLMLPAHRALAQAAAAAPERNLDVPYVPTPQEVVDKMLDLAKVGKNDVLYDLGCGDGRIVVTAAKNRGARGTGIDLDPARIAEAKEIAKKAGVSDRASFRVGDLFKTDVSEATVVTLYLLPTVNVKLRPQLWKQLKVGTRVVSHAFDMGPEWPPEKTAEVDGRRIYYWTITQANKKEVA, from the coding sequence ATGAAGCCGCAACCCCGCCGCCGTACCCTGCTGCTGTCCGCAGCCGCCACCACTGGCCTGCTGATGCTGCCCGCCCACCGCGCGCTGGCGCAGGCCGCCGCCGCCGCGCCCGAGCGCAATCTCGACGTGCCCTACGTGCCCACGCCCCAGGAAGTCGTGGACAAGATGCTCGACCTGGCCAAGGTCGGCAAGAACGACGTGCTGTACGACCTGGGCTGCGGCGACGGCCGCATCGTGGTCACCGCCGCCAAGAACCGCGGCGCGCGCGGCACCGGCATCGACCTCGATCCGGCCCGCATCGCCGAGGCCAAGGAGATCGCCAAGAAGGCGGGCGTGTCCGACCGCGCCAGCTTCCGGGTGGGCGACCTGTTCAAGACCGACGTCTCGGAGGCGACCGTGGTCACGCTCTACCTGCTGCCGACCGTGAACGTGAAGCTGCGCCCGCAGCTCTGGAAGCAGCTCAAAGTGGGCACGCGCGTGGTCTCGCACGCCTTCGACATGGGACCGGAGTGGCCGCCCGAAAAGACCGCCGAGGTCGACGGCCGCCGCATCTATTACTGGACCATCACCCAGGCCAACAAGAAGGAAGTCGCCTGA